The following nucleotide sequence is from Flavimarina sp. Hel_I_48.
TACTAATGATACCTGTTTGTTCCAATTGTTTTAATCGGGCTCCTAAAACACTCGTAGAAATCTTTTCCCTTGATTCTAAAAATTCATTGTAGTGCCTTTTGTTATTGAACATTAAATCTCTAACAATTAGTAAAGACCACCTATCCCCAAAGTGTCCCAAAGCATAATTTATGGGGCAATGCGATTTTGTTTTCATCTATCAAATATAATAAACCGAACGTACTTTAACTTCGAAATTAAAAGTTAATTGCAATTTAACTTGCTTTTTAAAAGTTAAAATGTAATTTTGGCGCGAATAGAAAATATACTATATAAAGATGGAAAACAACATAACATCAAAAGGAGGATTAGACACATTAGTATTTTATAATATTGCCTTTGTCGTATCTAATATTGAAGATTCAATACAATGGTATACTGATACTTTAGGCTTTAAATTGATAATAAAACAAGCTATTCCAGTTCCAGAAGGAAAAATGGAAATGGCTTTTATGGAAGGCGCAGGTATGAAAATTGAAATGATTGAAAATTCAAATAACCAATTGATTGATTCCATTAGAAAAGATGCAAAAACTGATGCAGCACCTACAGTAATTGGTTCAAAGGCATTAGTATTTTATGTAGACGATTTAAATGCAACAACCAGGGAACTTGAAGATAAAGGAGTTAATTTTTTATGGAAAGAGCGCTATTTAGCAGGGGACAGCCTTCTTTGTACAATGATTTTAGATATTGATGATAACCGCATCAATATATTCCAAAGAAACACCATTGCCTAAATTACGCTGGGATCGGTTAGCATCAATCAAACTATCTTAGAATGGTAACTTGAATACTATACAAAATATAAAAGTGTTTTGTAATTCGATATGTAATTAATGGCTAGTTATAGCTACGTTACGAAAATCCTCGCGGATTTATTATTCTGTTTGTATTTGCTAAATTTAATGGCTTAAAGCACCATACTCATTTTAAGTATCAACGTTGCAT
It contains:
- a CDS encoding VOC family protein; this translates as MENNITSKGGLDTLVFYNIAFVVSNIEDSIQWYTDTLGFKLIIKQAIPVPEGKMEMAFMEGAGMKIEMIENSNNQLIDSIRKDAKTDAAPTVIGSKALVFYVDDLNATTRELEDKGVNFLWKERYLAGDSLLCTMILDIDDNRINIFQRNTIA